CGTGCGCCCGTCGTACACCTGCATGCGATACAGGCCCACATTCCGCACGCCCGTTTCGGGATCTTGGGTGTGGATGATGGGCAGAGTCAGAAACGGCCCGCCGTCTTCAGGCCAGCAGGTCATCACGGGAAGCTGCAGCAGGTCAGGAGGTTCCATCGTAACCTCTTGACAGGGCCCCCGAGTGACGATCCGAGGCAGGTAGCGGGCCAGACGGCCGTATTTGGGCACCAGGCGCAGTTTGTCCAGCAACGTGCCCGGCGGGGTAAAGGAGAGCAGGTCCATAAGCTCATCGTGGATCTGGTCCAGGCTCTCCACCCCCAAGGCCAGGCACATACGCCGGTAACTACCGAAAAGGTTAATCGCAAGCGGAAACTCGGTGCCCGTGTTTTCGAACAGCAAAGCGGGCCCGCCGGACTTGACCACCCGATCCACGATCTCCGTGATCTCCAGATGCGGGCTTATCCGCTCCCGAATCCGCACGAGCTCGCCTTCGGCTTCTAGGCGCTCCAGAAAAGCGCGCAGGCTCGGATAGGCCATAGGTTCTTCCGTTCGCTTTTCGGCCACCCCTTTAAACCATGAAAAGGGCGATTAACGTTCGTGCTCGGCCGAAAACAAAAAAGCGGGCTTTTAATCCCGCCCGGTAAGTGCGGAGAGGGTGGGATTCGAACCCACGGTACCCTTTTGGGGTACACTCGCTCTCCAGGCGAGCCCGTTCGACCGCTCCGGCACCTCTCCAAAGAAAAGATAACGCGTTGGGACGCTGAAGGACAACCTACGGAACGGGCTCTAGGGCTATGACGCGGTGCACCCAGGGCAGATAGCGCAGATAAGCCAGGGGGACTTCCGAGAGGGGCTGATCCATCTCGATCACCATCTTGGCCAACTCCGCCTTGGCCTTACGGGCCACGTGCATGGTGGCGATGTTGACCCCGTCGTTGGCGATCACGGTCGAGATGATCGCGATCGAACCTTTGACGTCGTCTGCGTCGATAACGAGCGTGGGAAGTTGGGCCGAGAAGTTCACCTGAAACCCGTCTAGCTCGATGATGGAGATCAGCCCCCCGCCGCGGCTGACGCCGTACAGATCCAGGCTCTGTCCGTCGGGAGCGCGCAGCTGTAGCCGCACCGTGTTGGGATGCAGGGTGAGCGCACCGGCCACGGGGCGAAACGCGAGGCGCAGGCCCGCTTCGGCGGCTATCGTCAGCGATTGCGGGATGCGTTCATCATCCGGGGCCATGCCGAGCAGTCCGGCCACAACGGCCCGGTCGGATCCGTGCCCTTGGTAGGTGGTAGCGAAGGAGTTGTAAAAGGTCACCAGCGCCTCCTCCGGCTGTTGTCCCAATAGCCGGCGGGCCACGTAGCCGATGCGCACCACGGCGGCCGTATGGGAGCTAGAGGGTCCCACCATGATGGGGCCGATCATATCGAAGATGCTACTGGGCTCCGGCATAGGGGTGAGGAGCTAAGTTAGGTAGCGGCCGCGGATGCAGCCAGATCCAACGGGGGCAGCCCAAAGAGCCGGCGCGCGTTTTCGCTGGTGCGATGCGCCACCGTCGAGATTGGCTGCTCTAAGACCTCGGCCAGACGGGCGCAGATGGGGACCAAATAGGCCGGCTCGTTACGCTTGCCCCGATACGGCACGGGGGCCAAAAACGGGGCGTCGGTCTCCAGCACAAGGTGCTCCAGGCCCACAGCGCGCACCACACGAGCAAGGGAACTGTTTTTGAACGTGAGCACGCCTCCGATGCCCAGCAAGAAGCCCAACCGGATCGCCTCCCGGGCGAAGGCTTCATCGCCGGAGAAGCAATGCAAAACGCCCCGCAGCCCCGATCGCGCCTCCTGGCGCAAAATCCGCAACAGGTCCTCGTGCGCCTGCCGATTGTGGATCACCAAGGGCTTATCTAAGGTCAAGGCCAGCCGGATGTGCTCTCGAAAAAAGGCCTCCTGTTGAGCCGCGAAGGCGCGACCCCAATGATAATCCAGCCCCGACTCCCCGATGGCCACCACGCGCGGATGGCGGGCTAGTTCCGCAATCCGGGCCAGGTCTTCCTCGGAGGTCTTCGGCGCTTCCGAGGGATGTATGGCCGCCATGGCCCAGAGCGCCTTAGGATGGGCTTCGGCCAATTCAACGGCCGCGCGCGTCGTCTCGACGTTGGTGGCCGCCTGCAGGATCGCCTCCACGCCGGCCTGACGGGCGCGTTCCAACACCGCATCCCGATCTGGGGCGAAATCCGCCCAATACAAATGGCAATGCGTATCGACAAGCCGCATCATAGGGGTTTACGCGGCACAAAAGGAGGGGTGACGACCTCCGCGGAGGCGATTCGGCCTCGAATGGCGATCCCAATGCGGCTTCCGCTTTGGCTGTACTCTACGGGCACATAGCCCATTCCGATGCCCTGATCTAGGCTGGGGGAGTAGGTGCCGCTGGTCACCGTTCCGATGTTGCGGCCGTCCTCGGGGTCTACGATCGCGTATTCCCTTCGGGGCACGTTGGGCTTTTCGAGCCGAAACCCCACAAGCCGCCGCCGAACGCCCTCGGTCCGGATACGCGCCAGGGCTTCGCGCCCCACAAAGGGCCCCTTCTCGAGCTTTACGACCCAGCCCAGTCCCGCCTCATACGGGTGGGTCTGTTCGGTGATGTCGTTTCCGTACAAGCAGTAGCCCATCTCGAGTCGCAGCGTGTCGCGCGCCCCCAGCCCGCAGAGCGCAAGCCCGAGCTCGCTTCCGACTTCCCAAAGGGCCTCCCACACGGCCGGGGCTCGGTCGGACTCCACGAACAGCTCAAAACCTCGCTCTCCTGTATAGCCCGTAGCCGAAAGGAGCGCGCGGCGGCATCCCAGGAATCGACCGTCCTCCAGGACGCGAAACCGATAATGTGGGATCGCGCTCACGTCCAGGTCGGGCAAAAGCCGGCTGAGGATCGCCTCCGAAAGCGGGCCCTGCAGGGCCAAGAGGGCCGTCTCCTCGGATACGTCCACCAGCTCCGCGCCCACTCGGTTATGCGCCGCAAGGTGGGCCCAGTCCTTGGTCGTGTTGGCCGCGTTGACCACGAGCAGGTACTCGGATTCCGAAATGCGAAATACGAGCAGATCGTCCACGATCCCGCCGTCTTCCCGACACAACAGGCTGTACTGGGCCTTGCCGTCTGCAAGACGGCTTACGTCGTTTGTGGTGAGCTCCTGCAAAAAGGCCGAAGCCCGGGGCCCGCGAACCAAGATCTCCCCCATGTGCGAGACGTCAAATAGCCCGGCCCGCTCCCGGACGGCTCGGTGCTCTTCCACTATGCTCGTGTACTGCAAAGGCATCTCAAAGCCGCCAAAGGGGACCATCTTGGCCCCGGCCCTGAGGTGATGCGCATGTAGCGGGGTGCGCTTCAGCGCGCTCATGCTGGTTTTTCCCGTCTAGGGGTGTTCCTCTATCCACTGACCTCGATTGTAGATGGCCCAGGCACGACCCACAAGGCTCTGCCCGATAAACGGCGTGTTGCGGGATCGGGATCGGATATGACGGGGCTCTACGGTCCACGTGGTCTCGATGTCGAAAACCGTCAGGCAGGCGGGCTCCGCCACGGCTATGCGCGGTATGGGCAGGTTCAGGATGCGGCGTGGGGCGATTGTGATCTTGCGCAGGGCCTCCACAAGGCTCAGCACCCCCGGACGTATGAGCTCGCGCACGATCAAGCCCCAAGCCGTCTCCAAACCGATGATCCCGAAGGGCGCGGCCGAAAATTCGACTTCCTTCTCTTCGGGCGCATGCGGGGCGTGATCGGTGGCGATGACGTCGATCGTGCCATCGACCAGCCCCGCCTTCAGGGCGGCCACATCCTGAGCCGTGCGCAGAGGCGGGTTCATCTTCGTGTTGGGATCGTAGGCGCGTTCGGCCACAGCCTCGTCCGTGAGGGCGATGTGATGCGGGCAGACCTCTGCCGTCACGGGCACCCCCTCGGCCTTGGCGCGGCGCACCAGCTCCACCCCGCGCGCCGTGGAAAGATGCGCCACGTGCAGGTGGCCCCCGGTTCGAGCGGCCAGCTCCAGATCGCGCGCCAGCATCGCGGTCTCGGCCTCGGCGGGGATCCCTTTGAGCCCCAGCCGCGTCGAGACGGCGCCTTCGTGCATGACGCCGTCGGCGCTGAGCGCGGGCTCCTCCATATGATTGATGATCGGCCGTCCGAGCATGCGCGCATACTCCAGGGCCCGGCGCATGAGGCCGGCATGCCAGATCGGAGCCCCATCGTCGGAGAAGGCCACCGCGCCGGCCTGCGCCAGATCCCACAGTTCGGCCAGCTCACGCCCCTCTCGGTTTTTGGAGACGCAGCCGATCGGATAAACGTCTACGGCCTCGTAAGCGGCTCGGCGGTAGACAAACTCGATCGCGTCGCGGGTATGCAGTGGCGGGATGGTGTTCGGCATGCAGGCTAGGGCCGTAAAGCCCCCGAAGGTGGCCGCCCGACAGCCGGTCGCGATGGTCTCCTTGTGCTCCTGACCCGGCTCTCGGAGATGCACGTGCATGTCCATCCAGCCAATGGATACGTAGGCCCGCCCCTCGAAGTCCCGTTCTGGGGTATCGGAGGGGACCTCTAGCGCCGGACCCAGGCCCGCGATCCGCCCCTCGGCTAAAAACACATCCATGGGCGCGCTGATGGTTCCGCGCTCTACGTCCACAATCCGGACCCGGCGCAGCAGAAGGCGCTCCATGGCGAGGAGCTGAATCCGTGCTCTTGAAGCCCGCACAAAGGTACAAAACGGACGTCTATGTCGGTATGCGTCTTGTTTGGTATGGCGCCTTGGTGAAATCTTACCGATCCCAAACAAAGGCTAATTATGTGGACTCGGATCGGCTTGGGATGCGCGCTCTGGCTTGCCGGATGCGAGACCCTATTGGTATCCGATCTCGGGCGCGCCCCTGAGATCGTGCGCCTTTCGGTCAGCCCGCAGGAGGTGCTTCTGGATCCGCTGCCGCCGGGCCCAGACGGCCGCGTAACGGTCACGTTGCGCGTGGAGGCCGACATTCGCGATCCGGATGGCAACCTGCAGGACGTGCGGGTCTGGTGCCGCGATCCCTATCAGGAGGCCGTCTCGGCTGAGGCGGAGCTCACCCGGGTCGGCCAAGATCGCTACGCGGGGGAGCTCCTGTTGCGCCTGGCGCGCGGGGCCGTGGGCCAGTACACGGTCTACGCGCAAGCCCGGGATCGGCGCAACCGGGTTACGAACATCCCCCGCGTGGAGCTCTTGGTGCGGGCCACGGGCAGCCCGCCTCGAATTCTTGAGGTACGTGCGCCCTCGGAGGTGCGCATCCCCGCTCAGGGAAGCCGGTTTTTCGAGGTGGCCGCTTGGGTCGAAGATCCAGACGGGCCGGAGACGATCGCGCGTGTCTACCTGGTCACCCCGACTGGACAGGAAATCGACCTCTACGACGATGGTCGGGTAAACGAAACAGGAGACCAACGCGCCGGAGACGGCCTCTATACGCGTCGGCTGTCCGTATCGAGCGCCAACGCGCCGGGTCGGTACTCCTTTACGTTCTACGCCGTCGACCGGGCCGGTCTGCGCAGCGAACCCCGCTTGCACGTAATCGAGCTCATACCATGAGGCGGCTGCTTGCGTTGTGTTTCGGGCTTTGGGGGGCCGCCTCGGCTTACGGGCAGGCCCCATCCCCAACGCGAGGCGGAGGGGATTCGCTTCTGGCCGGTATTACGCGCAACGCCGTTACGCATCTAGCCGTACAGGGTCCGGTGCTCTGGACAAGCCCCAAGCTCGCCTACACGGCCGACGGTGGGCGCAGCTGGAGGTTGGCCCGCGCCGATTCCCTGTACAACGGCCGCGGCACGGTCTACGCGCTGCACGTCGAGGGCGATACGATCTGGGCCTCTATCGGCTACAGCCGGCGCATGGAGCTGGGCGGCCGCGTTGAGTTCGTGCCCACGGCCATCGGTTTTGTCTACTCCGTAGACCGAGGGCGCAGCTGGACGTTTCGCCCTCCGCAGCTGGATGCGGCCACCGACACGGTCATCCTGTACGGCCGAAGCCGCATTCGAGCCGTGCCCGTGATCGCGCCCGAGCAGAGCGTGGTCTATGACCTGCACTACCGGCACGGTCAGCTGTGGGTGGCCGGTTGGGCCTCGGGCATCCGGCGCTCCCGAGACATGGGGCGCACCTGGGAGCGCATCGTGCTTCCGCCGCAGGAGCTCAGCGCCATCCGGCCCGATGAGCCGTACGCGTTCGTGCTTGATCCGCGCCGGGACTTCAATTTTCTGGGCTTTTCCGTTTTCGTAGATCGGCGCGGCGTCGTCTGGGCCGGCACGGCCGGCGGCTTGCATCGCTCCGAAGACGGCGGTCGAAGCTGGCGCGCGATCCGGGCAAGCCGCGCCCCGGGCGCGCTGGCCGGAAATTGGATCATCGGCATCCACGAGCAGCCCCTTGGGGAGCAGAGCCGACTGTGGGCGATCACCTGGCCGGCGCAGTCCGAGGAGCACTTCGCTCTGTGTGTGAGCGCCGACGACGGCCGCACGTGGCGTTCCCTGCTGTGGGGCGAGCGCCTATACCAAGTCGCCTTTCAGGGAAGGCGCATCTGGGCGGCCGGGGCAAACGGGCTCTTTTATTCTGATGACGGGTTCAGCTGGCAACACATCCGACAGCCTGCGTTGCGCTCCGGAGGGGCTCTGCGGCCAGATTGGATCGCCTACGCGGTGGCCGTTCAAGATTCGCTTCTCTGGGTGGGCACAAGCGACGGTCTGCTGCGTTCCGCAGACGGCGGGCGCACTTGGGATCTGTGGCGTGTAGAGGTCCCGCTGCGGCCGATGAACCCCGATCCCCGCATGCCCGAGGTGGAGACCTATGCCTACCCCAACCCCTTTGCCCCGCGCAGGGATGGCTGGTGTCGGATCCGGTTCGCTTTATCCCGTTCTGGTCCCGTGACGGTGCGCATCTACGACTACGCCCTGAATCTCGTGGCCACCCTGCGACGGGCCGAACCGCTGCCGGCCGGCACGCACGAAGTGCCCTGGGACGGACAAGACGCCAAGGGCCGGCGCCTGGCCAACGGGGTGTACTTCTACGTGGTCGAGACCCCCTCTGGAACGTTCCGAGGCAAGATCCTGCTGCTGGAGTGAGGGCCTATGCGTTTGGGCGCTTTTGCGCTTGGATTTCTACTCTGTGCTCATCCGACCGCCGCCCAAGATGCAGGCGCGCCCGGGGCCTTTGTGCGGCTTAGCTGGAGTGCGCGCGCCCTG
The DNA window shown above is from Bacteroidota bacterium and carries:
- the gcvT gene encoding glycine cleavage system aminomethyltransferase GcvT codes for the protein MSALKRTPLHAHHLRAGAKMVPFGGFEMPLQYTSIVEEHRAVRERAGLFDVSHMGEILVRGPRASAFLQELTTNDVSRLADGKAQYSLLCREDGGIVDDLLVFRISESEYLLVVNAANTTKDWAHLAAHNRVGAELVDVSEETALLALQGPLSEAILSRLLPDLDVSAIPHYRFRVLEDGRFLGCRRALLSATGYTGERGFELFVESDRAPAVWEALWEVGSELGLALCGLGARDTLRLEMGYCLYGNDITEQTHPYEAGLGWVVKLEKGPFVGREALARIRTEGVRRRLVGFRLEKPNVPRREYAIVDPEDGRNIGTVTSGTYSPSLDQGIGMGYVPVEYSQSGSRIGIAIRGRIASAEVVTPPFVPRKPL
- a CDS encoding dihydroorotase, encoding MERLLLRRVRIVDVERGTISAPMDVFLAEGRIAGLGPALEVPSDTPERDFEGRAYVSIGWMDMHVHLREPGQEHKETIATGCRAATFGGFTALACMPNTIPPLHTRDAIEFVYRRAAYEAVDVYPIGCVSKNREGRELAELWDLAQAGAVAFSDDGAPIWHAGLMRRALEYARMLGRPIINHMEEPALSADGVMHEGAVSTRLGLKGIPAEAETAMLARDLELAARTGGHLHVAHLSTARGVELVRRAKAEGVPVTAEVCPHHIALTDEAVAERAYDPNTKMNPPLRTAQDVAALKAGLVDGTIDVIATDHAPHAPEEKEVEFSAAPFGIIGLETAWGLIVRELIRPGVLSLVEALRKITIAPRRILNLPIPRIAVAEPACLTVFDIETTWTVEPRHIRSRSRNTPFIGQSLVGRAWAIYNRGQWIEEHP
- a CDS encoding TatD family hydrolase; the protein is MMRLVDTHCHLYWADFAPDRDAVLERARQAGVEAILQAATNVETTRAAVELAEAHPKALWAMAAIHPSEAPKTSEEDLARIAELARHPRVVAIGESGLDYHWGRAFAAQQEAFFREHIRLALTLDKPLVIHNRQAHEDLLRILRQEARSGLRGVLHCFSGDEAFAREAIRLGFLLGIGGVLTFKNSSLARVVRAVGLEHLVLETDAPFLAPVPYRGKRNEPAYLVPICARLAEVLEQPISTVAHRTSENARRLFGLPPLDLAASAAAT
- the sdaAB gene encoding L-serine ammonia-lyase, iron-sulfur-dependent subunit beta; protein product: MPEPSSIFDMIGPIMVGPSSSHTAAVVRIGYVARRLLGQQPEEALVTFYNSFATTYQGHGSDRAVVAGLLGMAPDDERIPQSLTIAAEAGLRLAFRPVAGALTLHPNTVRLQLRAPDGQSLDLYGVSRGGGLISIIELDGFQVNFSAQLPTLVIDADDVKGSIAIISTVIANDGVNIATMHVARKAKAELAKMVIEMDQPLSEVPLAYLRYLPWVHRVIALEPVP